TCTTACAGCGCCTGTAGGCAGGCACTTGGCTTAAAACCTGTGACAttgcttatatttttcattttttaattttatctagtccatcattttcttcctttcttttaaacaAGTAGAACACCATCCTCTTattccaccccctcccccaagccccacAACCAAATGGCTTGTACAATTGAGACCTGTCCTTGGTCCATTGAATTAAGACCCTAACAGAGCCAGCTGTGCTGGGATTCACACTAATGActgcagacacagaaggacactgTGGCAGCTGGTAGTTCTTTTTCCCCCTGCCTCTTTAGTTCAGATTGTACGTGGCAGTTTCTTAGCTCTCAGTTGTATTGTGTTTGCTTACAGTTGATACTCGGATGTGCTGTAGACTTTCTCAGTACCTCATTTGCTAATTTCCTGTTCATTTTCCTCCTAGGGCCATCGCTGTTTTCTACTTCCCAGCATTTGCATGCCCAGGCAGCAGTTGCTCGCACGTTTCATAACGTTTAAATGCCCTCTGCTTATAGGTGGCGTCGCCCGCCCGCCCGTGATTTGCATGTCTTTAGCACTCGGGTTGCCCTTTCCCTTCGGCGCCTGTCACCCCGCTCCCGCTCCCGTACCCTGGCCATTAACGCGTTTCTCGGGAGGGAGCTGAGGACGGGGAGGAGCTGCGCTcgcgcggcgggcgggggccggcgcgggggaggggagtggggtcGCGTCTCGGCGATTGTCGTGCAAACGACCTGGCGGCCGCCGGGGGGAGCGGCCGGGGTCTGCGGTGGGGCAGCGACGGCGGCTGTTTGTTTATCTTTAATCTCTCTCCTCGCGCAGCGCGCTGGAATGACTTTCTTTATTTTAGTTGTGACAGTTGGAGGATAATGCGAAGGAAGACGCTGCCTGGGGGTTCGCCGTCTGTGGAAATGCGCCCGGGAGAGGAATAAAAGCAGCCCTCGTCTCGCTCTCCCTCCCCCGCcaccgccgcccctcccccgctgccccCTGCACCCGGCCGGAccggcggtccccacctccaccctgcaccccttCTTCCCGCCCTGCACCATGAACACCAACGTCTGCGTGGAGCCGGGGCCGAGCCCCGAGGCGCCGGGCCTGCCCAAGGAGAGCCACCTGCCCGAGGGCGCGCTCAACAGCCTGGTGGATTACAACTCGGAGGTGGAGCGCTACCGCTCCTTCGCCACCTCCTTCTACAAGACCGGCGGCGGCGCCTTCCCGCAGGCGGCCAAGATCGCGCGCATCACCACCCCCATCTTCCCGggcagcgccgccgccgccgcggccgccgcgcgCATCGGCATGTCCCCCTGGAACTGCGACAACGcggccaccgccgccgccgccaccgccatgCTCTGGGGcagcggcgggggcggcggcggcggcggcggcggcggcgggggcaggaaatcctcctcctcctcctcctcctcctcggccgccgccgccgccgccgccgccgcgtccTCGCCGGCCGTGCTGCCCGCGGGCGGCGGCAGGACGGGCGCGCACCCCCGCGGCGACGCGGCGCGCCTGGGCAAGGCGGGCTGCGCGCCCGAGCCCGCGCTGCAGATGGCCAACTCCAACTTCCTCTCCTCGCTGGCCCCCGAGCACTGCCGGCCGCTGGCGGGGGAGTGCATGAACAAGCTCAAGTGCGGCGCGGCCGACGCGGAGCTCATGAACCTGCCCGAGCGCGTGGGCACCTTCTCCGCCATCCCCGCCCTGGGCGGCCTCTCGTTACCTCCGGGCGTCATCGTCATGACGGCCCTGCACTCCCCCGCCGCGGCCTCGGCGGCCGTCTCGGACAGCGCCTTCCAGATCGCCAACCTGGCGGACTGCCCGCAGagccactcctcctcctcctcgtcctcctcggGGGGCGCCGGCGCCGCCACCCCCGccaagaagaagaggaaaaggtgCGGGGTCTGCGTGCCCTGCAAGAGGCTCATCAACTGCGGCGTCTGCAGCAGTTGCAGGAACCGCAAAACCGGACACCAGATCTGCAAATTTAGGAAATGTGAAGAGCTAAAGAAAAAACCTGGCACTTCGCTCGAGGTCAGAGGAGATGATTTCTTGTTTCCgagcctcccccctcccctgctcacTTCCTCTCCCCTGCAGGGACTCCTGTCTGGCTTCAAGAGGCAGCGCCCCTTCTCCGAAGCATTCGGGCTGTGaggtggcggggtgggggcgcACAGGGCATGGcctccccccgccacccccacccgtGCTCTGCACGTGGCACCGCCCTCCTTTGTATCTCTGGGGGGGAAATGGTGTCATTGTTTGGAAGCATCAGAAGTTTCACACTCACTATGCACAGTATTTCCCTTTGGTGGCTTAAAATGCCCCCCCTTACTAAAAAAGAGGGGGCATCTCTGCCCAGAGGGGTGGATGCCATCACACCctgcatgcatgcatttattgGCTAAGAAAGACTTATGAGTGGCCCAGTTATAATAATGAAGACACAGTTTGTGGCACACAAGCCTatgttgtcattaaaaaaaaaaaatacagctgatCCCTGATGCTGAAATACCTGGATTCAAAAGAGGATTTGCTAATCCCTTCTAGAATAGTTTTCCTCTTCACCATGACAGAATGTTTCTGTTTCTTATGGTATTTTCTACATCTCTGATATTTTTTGAGCAAGTGGAAATAGTATAGAAGGCTGATCTGCACCTGCAGTTTTTAAGGAGATGGGACTTAAAATAAAGGGATACAATTAGTTGATTTCAGGACAGGTGATGGTGATTCTGGTGAAAGAATTCTGTTTTACATAGTTTTGTAAATGAATGATTTCTGAGACTCAAgttgtcaaaaaacaaaaagtatttccTTTGGGCTCTGCATTTGACAAAGTAACCATTTTATGGTTGCAAAATTGTTCTCTACACTAAGTGTAGTTTTGGTTGATACCTAATATAGTCAATAATAGTTTCTTTTACCTATATGTGCTTAAAACAGACATTGTACAGGTGATTGATCACTGAAGTAATCGTTAAATTAGGCTTTTCATTATGTTAAATTCGAAGATTGATGTGTTTGATGAAAATTTCATGTGGTATATCCTGACCGAAACATAAAGGGGAAAAGGTGAAAAGTCACAGGTAAATGGTTTTGATGGCATATAGACAAATATTTGTAGTCAATCCCTTGATAAAAATTCACAGAGTGGATGTTAAATgttcatatatacataaaactgTAGACGGTGGATTGAGCATCTGGGAACATTCCATGGACTGGATTGTAGGGTGAGAGTGGCTCATAAGTTGTCAGAAGAAGGCTACTtgtacattgttttaaaaattgtgagcACTGTTTAGAGGAGTTTTCACTATGAAGAACTGAGGAGTGGTCTTTAAAAGGATAAAGAGAAGGGTTAAAGATCTTTGTTACAGGtttaaacacagagaaaatatacttcttaaaatatcttatttgtaTAAATCAAAGCAGATAACACTTTAGGATTCCAAAAATATCAGAATTATATTGATATGACTATTGATTATGATCAGCTCCTTCAAAATgttgcatttatttctcttaataagAGAAATCATCTCTTTGTTGAAACTTTAACTTTACTCCAGGGTGACTTATTACATTTCCTTTGGCAATTCTCTTTAAGTAAAGATAATAGCAACTATAATGCAAATCCATGTAGTTTCTTAGGTGGCATTAGCTTTTGAATTCTATTTTCTGGATTCATTTCTCGTAGCTTCTCTGGGTCTTAAGGACcattggaaattaaaattcacCTCATATTGAAATTTCCTACTAGTACCCAATTGATAAGGACTACAtgctattatttttcatattgaaatGTAGTATCTAGAATTGTAGATGGGGTTCTGGCATTAAACCTGATCTTTGGTTAGACCCATGGCACTACGTGTAGTCCAACTTAGGGTACGTAGTGGATATGACTACTgaataattcttatttatatagTAATTAACCACTCTGGAGGAAGTTGACATGAAGACCAATAGGTTTTCTGCACAAGTTTCTATGCTGGTGTCAGTCTAAACACAtttcataaatttccttttttttgttttggtagttTTCCCTCAAGTTTGTTGTGATTTTCAGATTCCTCAATTATCTTGATTACAAAATCCCATAAAatcaccttttcttcttttttaaaattctcatacaTGAAATTCTGTTGATCTTCAGAAGATGAGGTGTGAAAAAGAGAAGGACATTTCTCCCTTTGTAGAACTCTCAAGATCTTTTCCTAGCTGCAGACTCCTTCCTTATGAGAGAGCATGGATTGCAAATCAAGGTTAAGATGATTAATGGAACACTGTTTGcctgaaagaaagaagaaaaaaagttcttaaaattgACTAGGATTCTGTCTAGGTCATTAAAAGAGGCAATGGCAGCATGACTGCCTCAAACCCACGTGTGACCACACAGGCATGGCTGTGAGAGAGCAGCCACATGCTGTCAGAGGGATAGGGTTGATATGACTAGCTGAGGTGGGAACAGGGATTGGACGGAGGTGAAAAGTCCGCCTGCCGACCTGGCTTCCCTCCTAATTTGGTTCATCATCATCTGAGGAAATGTCTTAGAGATTGCTTGGACTCCTGGTTGAGTGAGGGTAGTGATTTGGTGACTCATTATGGCTATTACCTGTGCATTTCCGGTGTAAACTTTGTAGCTAATATTTGTTGGCTTTAAATGACGAGCATCAATGAACATCTGGATGGTGATCAtaacatatattcttatttacCACTTGAAACCCCCTGTGTCCTTCTTCCCATTGACTTGTTCTCATCCCAAAGGCTGGAGTCATAATTGGATTTTTTCAGGGTCAACTGAAATTAAGACAGACTTACATGGATGTGTTGGGATTCTTGCCCACAGTTTTTTAAAGCTTCACCTCTAGCATTACTTTTAAAACTGCTTTAGTTGtttctataatacattttaatgctTAGTCTCACTTTAACAGCATCTCAATgctagaaaaatgtttataaaatcacCCCTTAATAATAATCAATGTGATAATGTACATAaggcatttcatttttctgtattttgcacTATATGTTCACATATGGCACTGTTCATTTAGTCTATTACTCTATTAAAAATAGCCACTAATTGTTCAAAGCAGTCATTGCCGATGCGGTATGCCCATTATGTGACaaaacctatttaaaaaatttatgtattCTAAATGATCAATGTTAAATGCCTAGATATTTTAAGAAACGTGGGATTGCATAGGAGATCCTTATACTAATCAGGTACATAATAACACTTTGTCTCTTGCAAAAGTAATCCTTCAGTTTTTTCATTCACAGCTCTTACATTTCTGACGCtaaaatgtaagtttttaaaatatcccaaTCTGATATGGCTCAAGGAATCAAGTTGGCCCGTGGGTCCCTAACATTGTTCAGGTGACATGATTGATCTCTGTGGGACAGCATTAGAGACCACACAGATCTAGTTTCTCTCCCATTAGTTGATTTATGGAATCACGTTAGTCAGCGGTGCCTCAGGAGGGTTCCCTGCCACCACGGGGCTCTCTGTGCTAGGAGCCCCCACTCAGGGTTTGGGGAGCTGCAGGAGCGACCGGAGCGGGAGGATAGGTTATAGTGAAGGCACTGAGAAACTGGAAAATTAGGGAAAAGAACcgttctatttctctcttttcttttctttctcttaaatatttgtctGCTGATGGTACAGGCCGACAATTATTTCCCCACAGTGAGACTGAGCTTCTAAGGGATTTGGTGGAAAACATCCAGACACTGTCCCAAATGTGGTGACTTGCTTCAGAAGTGTTTTAGAGGAGGAGGGACATATTAGATATGCTATTAAATTCTAAGAACCCAAACATATAAATAGCAATTGTCAGATTCCGGGCAAAGCACTGTCTGCAATTTGTGCAGGAGATGGCCCCTGCCTCCTGAGGAAATGCATTTGTAGGCCAGGCATAAGGTAGGTGTGTCACTCAAACAGAGCCTGTAGAGAGCTAAGTAGTGAAATAAGTCAATAATTGAACATGtgatacatttttgaaatttggtggctttaaaaaaatttgtggataaaatataaatgtttcatGTCTTAAATGTAAACATCCACCAGTTTGTCATTTTATctcatcataatttaaaaatgagttttcaatttttagtttcaagaattaaaaacatgccagtagaaaaatataaatttttgtttaatccaaaaatgcaaatatataattGACTATAAAGAGGGAAGaagaatttttcaataaaattcaaaaaaatgacAGCATATTAGCATTAGAATGTAACATAGAGTGTAGGaaaaagattttgaattttataaatgataagaaaaacgTTCAGAAAAGTTGAGACCTAAAGCCACAAAACAGATTTGTGGCTAAGGCATCAATTGTAATACCAGTCCAGTGAGATTCATTTTCTATCATGAAGTTTATTACAAAGAAGTTAAAGTTGTTTTTAGacactttaaaacatttaataatgttatacacaataaatacatacaattttatctgttaattaaaaaatatttttaaaagaagcatatatttttaataattccaaaatgaaaacaatacccTCACCCATCTAAACATCATGTAAGTTCTAAGTAATCTTTTAGATGGCAATTAGGAAtagtaaaataaagcaattaaaatttattcacaAGTTATAATGTAAGAATGTTTGCTTGAAATTCAACCATTATCAAACAAAATACAAGCAgtcagaaaacaaataagaacaaattaaataacaaacGTTAGGCTTCAACAtagataaaaatatctggatATTTTAAGAATTGAAAATGTTGGCTATTTAACtgttacattttaaagtttttaatgaaTTGATTACTGAAGTACTGTTGCATATTTGGTTAGTGTAAGCCATCTGTTATTCTGGATGGATAGTTATGTTTTGCTTAGTGagattgataaatatataat
This portion of the Microcebus murinus isolate Inina chromosome 27, M.murinus_Inina_mat1.0, whole genome shotgun sequence genome encodes:
- the CXXC4 gene encoding CXXC-type zinc finger protein 4: MNTNVCVEPGPSPEAPGLPKESHLPEGALNSLVDYNSEVERYRSFATSFYKTGGGAFPQAAKIARITTPIFPGSAAAAAAAARIGMSPWNCDNAATAAAATAMLWGSGGGGGGGGGGGGGRKSSSSSSSSSAAAAAAAAASSPAVLPAGGGRTGAHPRGDAARLGKAGCAPEPALQMANSNFLSSLAPEHCRPLAGECMNKLKCGAADAELMNLPERVGTFSAIPALGGLSLPPGVIVMTALHSPAAASAAVSDSAFQIANLADCPQSHSSSSSSSSGGAGAATPAKKKRKRCGVCVPCKRLINCGVCSSCRNRKTGHQICKFRKCEELKKKPGTSLERTPVPSAEAFRWFF